The following are encoded in a window of Chryseobacterium sp. genomic DNA:
- the cphA gene encoding cyanophycin synthetase, translating into MNITTNSLPENTEDLSSGVYRSTANSELNHYQQGSTLARLRNTDGLGPSTLSIIREAEKRGIPWRRMDGCSKIMLGYGKNQQNIRATITGKTSCIGVELADNKQETKNVLQQAGIPVPEGYVCSEEGELLNALSELQFPLVIKPLIANHGRGVSVNITNEVNALQAFRNALKICSRVIVERYIRGHDHRLLLVNGKLIAAAHRIPAHIVGDGKSTVHQLLTKLNGNPERGEGHEAVLTKISVNCDTENLLKQQGYGFDAVVPGGQTVFLKSTANLSTGGIAADVTDEVHAENRFLAERVAALMDLDICGIDVIAPSLAVPLSKNGGAVIEVNAAPGFRMHLAPSIGEPRNVAAAAVDMLFPPGSESRIPILAVTGTNGKTTTARLLAHIAQNAGYNPGFTTTDGVYISGFKIISGDCSGPSSASTVLADPLVDFAVLETARGGILRSGLAFESCDVAVLTNIAADHLGLKNINTLEELAEVKATLLRSVKKSGWAVLNADDEHCIRIAATLDCNIAYFAMDNSGEILQNHISEGGLAITVVDHNVIIYHNCQAETLLNLDHIPLTMQGKVRCMTANVLAAVAAAFAYGISSEHLRASLKSFRPGPELTPGRMNLFELNRFKVLVDYAHNPHGMMELQHYLSQVSARQKVGIIAGVGDRRDCDIIELAGIAAHCFDHIIIRQDDNLRGRTLDEMNRLMIQGITESGAEVSYELIRDEKEAIRQAMARAKKDDFIVALCDDYPAVTEIIRAHQN; encoded by the coding sequence ATGAATATTACTACAAATTCCTTACCTGAGAATACTGAAGATCTTTCATCCGGTGTCTATCGGTCTACTGCAAATTCGGAACTTAATCATTATCAGCAGGGAAGCACATTGGCACGCCTGCGAAACACTGACGGTCTCGGACCCAGCACCCTCTCTATAATTAGGGAGGCTGAAAAACGTGGAATTCCGTGGAGACGGATGGATGGCTGTTCAAAGATAATGTTGGGTTATGGCAAGAATCAGCAAAATATCCGGGCCACAATCACCGGAAAGACTTCCTGTATTGGTGTGGAACTCGCCGATAATAAGCAGGAAACAAAAAACGTGCTTCAGCAGGCCGGAATACCGGTACCGGAAGGATATGTTTGCAGTGAAGAGGGAGAACTTCTTAATGCTCTTTCGGAGCTCCAGTTTCCTCTGGTTATTAAACCGCTGATTGCCAATCATGGCAGAGGGGTATCTGTAAATATTACGAACGAAGTAAATGCGCTACAGGCATTTAGAAATGCGCTGAAAATATGCTCCAGGGTTATTGTGGAACGATACATCAGAGGTCATGACCACCGTCTTCTTCTGGTGAACGGAAAACTGATTGCAGCAGCACACCGGATTCCGGCTCATATTGTGGGCGATGGAAAGTCCACTGTACATCAACTTTTAACTAAATTGAACGGCAATCCTGAACGAGGCGAGGGTCACGAGGCGGTGTTGACCAAAATCAGCGTCAATTGTGATACTGAAAATCTTTTGAAGCAACAGGGTTATGGTTTTGATGCAGTAGTTCCGGGGGGGCAGACTGTTTTCCTGAAATCAACAGCCAATCTGAGTACTGGCGGCATAGCGGCCGACGTAACCGATGAGGTACATGCTGAAAACCGGTTCCTGGCCGAGCGTGTAGCAGCACTTATGGACCTTGATATCTGCGGAATTGACGTGATTGCGCCCAGCCTTGCTGTCCCACTTTCAAAAAACGGCGGTGCGGTAATTGAGGTTAATGCGGCGCCGGGTTTCCGTATGCATCTCGCGCCATCAATTGGCGAGCCCCGCAATGTAGCTGCCGCGGCGGTTGATATGCTTTTCCCGCCCGGTTCAGAAAGTCGGATTCCCATTCTTGCGGTTACCGGAACCAACGGTAAAACAACTACTGCAAGGCTGCTGGCACATATCGCGCAGAACGCTGGATATAATCCGGGCTTTACTACAACTGACGGCGTTTACATTTCCGGTTTTAAAATTATAAGCGGCGACTGTTCCGGTCCGTCCAGTGCCTCCACCGTACTCGCTGATCCTTTGGTGGATTTTGCAGTACTGGAGACTGCACGCGGCGGTATTCTGCGCTCAGGACTCGCCTTTGAGTCCTGTGATGTTGCCGTACTGACCAATATCGCGGCCGACCACCTTGGGCTGAAAAACATCAACACATTGGAAGAACTTGCCGAAGTTAAGGCAACATTACTGCGAAGTGTAAAAAAGTCGGGTTGGGCAGTTTTGAATGCTGATGATGAGCATTGTATTCGCATTGCGGCAACGCTGGACTGTAATATTGCCTATTTTGCGATGGACAATTCCGGCGAAATCCTGCAAAATCATATCTCTGAAGGTGGTTTGGCCATTACAGTAGTGGATCACAACGTTATAATCTATCACAATTGTCAGGCAGAAACTCTACTGAATTTAGATCATATTCCTCTTACAATGCAGGGAAAAGTACGCTGTATGACCGCGAATGTACTGGCTGCCGTGGCTGCAGCTTTTGCCTACGGCATTTCATCGGAACATCTCCGTGCTTCACTCAAATCCTTCCGGCCGGGTCCTGAACTTACTCCGGGGCGTATGAACCTCTTTGAACTGAATAGATTTAAAGTACTTGTTGATTATGCACATAATCCTCACGGAATGATGGAGCTACAACATTATCTTAGTCAGGTTTCTGCCCGACAGAAGGTGGGAATTATCGCAGGAGTGGGGGACCGGCGCGACTGTGACATCATTGAACTGGCAGGTATTGCTGCCCACTGTTTTGACCATATCATTATCCGTCAGGACGATAATCTGCGCGGACGGACCTTAGATGAAATGAACAGGCTCATGATTCAGGGAATTACTGAATCCGGTGCTGAAGTCTCCTATGAACTAATCCGCGATGAGAAGGAAGCTATCCGGCAGGCCATGGCCAGGGCAAAAAAAGACGATTTTATTGTGGCTTTGTGCGATGATTATCCTGCAGTTACAGAAATCATCAGGGCTCATCAAAACTGA
- the rplS gene encoding 50S ribosomal protein L19 gives MDLLKYVQEKYIAKKEFPEFKAGDTITVYYEIKEGAKTRTQFFKGTVIQLRGTGATKTFTIRKMSGDVGVERVFPINLPALQKIEVDRRGKVRRARIYYFRDLRGKKARIKDASYKK, from the coding sequence ATGGATTTATTAAAGTACGTACAGGAGAAGTACATTGCTAAAAAAGAATTCCCGGAATTCAAAGCGGGTGACACCATCACCGTTTACTACGAAATTAAGGAAGGTGCCAAAACAAGAACACAGTTCTTCAAAGGTACTGTAATCCAACTGAGAGGAACTGGAGCTACCAAGACTTTCACCATCAGAAAAATGAGTGGCGATGTTGGTGTAGAGAGAGTATTCCCAATCAACCTGCCTGCACTTCAGAAAATTGAGGTAGACAGAAGAGGTAAAGTTAGAAGAGCAAGAATCTACTACTTCCGCGATCTTAGAGGTAAGAAAGCCAGAATTAAAGACGCTTCCTACAAGAAGTAA
- a CDS encoding exodeoxyribonuclease III yields MKIISYNVNGIRAAFTKDFLGWLKVADPDIICIQESKAGNDQIDIESLEKLGYHSYWHCAQRKGYSGVGIASKVKPMHVEYSCGIEHYDNEGRIIRADFEDFSVISVYVPSASNADRLGFKLEFCDDFLEYIKELKKSIPNLIISGDFNICHKEIDIHNPTGLKNVSGFLPVEREWLTRFIDECELIDSFRFFNDQPDNYSWWSYRQNSRERNKGWRLDYNFVTYGMKERLRRAVILKEVRHSDHCPVMVELNAGQN; encoded by the coding sequence ATGAAAATTATCTCTTACAATGTAAACGGGATCCGTGCGGCTTTTACAAAAGATTTTCTGGGCTGGCTTAAAGTTGCTGATCCGGATATTATCTGCATCCAGGAAAGCAAAGCCGGCAATGACCAGATTGATATTGAAAGTCTGGAAAAACTGGGTTATCACAGCTATTGGCACTGTGCGCAGCGAAAAGGATATTCCGGTGTGGGCATTGCATCCAAAGTGAAACCTATGCACGTGGAATATAGCTGTGGAATTGAACACTACGATAATGAGGGTCGGATTATCCGTGCTGATTTTGAAGATTTTTCCGTTATCTCCGTCTATGTGCCGTCGGCATCCAATGCAGACCGTTTGGGTTTTAAACTGGAATTCTGTGATGATTTTCTGGAATATATAAAGGAGCTTAAGAAATCAATTCCAAATCTTATCATTTCCGGCGACTTCAATATCTGTCATAAGGAAATTGATATCCATAATCCTACGGGCCTTAAGAACGTTTCGGGGTTTCTGCCTGTCGAGCGGGAATGGTTAACACGCTTTATTGATGAATGCGAACTCATCGACAGTTTCCGGTTCTTTAATGACCAGCCTGATAATTATTCTTGGTGGAGCTACAGGCAGAATTCCCGCGAGCGTAATAAAGGCTGGCGTTTGGACTACAATTTCGTTACCTACGGTATGAAGGAAAGACTTAGGCGTGCAGTAATTTTAAAAGAAGTAAGACATTCCGATCATTGTCCGGTGATGGTGGAATTAAACGCAGGGCAAAACTAG
- a CDS encoding ABC transporter ATP-binding protein, with product MKTLFHYLKPHKWLIALSLLLTTINQVFSLFAPAITGNILDELVTHPHTFDAEGTLPRTLNEYLYGSAVYNGVFYFLGLLIGTAMVSRIAKALQDYTVSVITQKYGAKIFTDGLQHSMALPYQEFEDQRSGETLSILTKVREDTVKFITSFINIFFGILVSIIFVSIYAIQLHWSIMPVYTVGIFLIAFVTNLLSKRIKNIQKTIVGETTSLAGSTTESLRNIEIVKSLGLTGQEVKRLNSNTYKILGLELKKVKRIRSLSFIQGTMVNFLQQMITFTLLFLIFRDIVTPGQYLSLMFYGFFIFGPMQEIGNIIISYREAQASLHNFDRLMEKPAEEKPLHPEHIGAIEDLEFQSVSFQHQTAHYKALNGISFRVKSGETIAFVGPSGSGKSTLVKLLVGLYRPKEGNILYNRKDGKAFDFDELRNQIGFVTQDTQLFAGTIRENLLFVNPDATEEDLSIALKKASCTGLLQRAEKGIETVIGEGGLKLSGGEKQRIAIARALLRKPHLLIFDEATSALDSITEEEITATIRDISREKDQITVLIAHRLSTIMHADRIYVLERGNIIETGSHLELISEKGLYYAMWRQQIGERK from the coding sequence ATGAAGACCCTCTTTCATTATCTCAAACCACATAAATGGCTAATTGCCCTGTCGCTGCTGTTAACAACTATAAATCAGGTGTTTTCGCTGTTCGCGCCGGCCATCACCGGTAATATCCTGGATGAACTGGTTACCCACCCTCATACTTTCGATGCGGAAGGCACGCTGCCACGGACACTGAACGAGTATCTGTACGGCAGTGCTGTGTACAACGGCGTATTTTACTTTCTGGGCCTGCTTATAGGTACAGCCATGGTTAGCCGGATAGCGAAGGCCCTGCAGGATTATACAGTTAGTGTGATCACCCAGAAATACGGCGCCAAGATATTTACAGACGGATTGCAGCATTCCATGGCACTGCCCTATCAGGAATTCGAAGACCAGCGGAGCGGTGAAACCTTATCCATCCTGACCAAAGTACGGGAGGACACGGTGAAATTCATCACCAGTTTCATCAATATATTTTTCGGGATTCTGGTAAGCATCATTTTCGTTTCCATTTACGCCATACAGCTGCACTGGTCCATTATGCCGGTGTATACGGTGGGGATTTTCCTGATTGCATTTGTCACCAATCTGCTCAGCAAAAGGATTAAGAATATCCAGAAAACAATTGTGGGCGAAACCACGAGTTTGGCGGGCAGTACCACAGAAAGCCTGCGGAATATTGAAATCGTTAAAAGTCTGGGTCTTACAGGACAGGAAGTGAAGCGTCTGAACAGCAATACGTATAAGATACTCGGACTTGAACTGAAAAAAGTAAAAAGGATACGCTCCTTAAGTTTCATTCAGGGAACCATGGTGAACTTCCTGCAGCAAATGATCACTTTCACGCTGCTGTTCCTGATTTTCCGCGACATTGTGACACCGGGACAATACCTTTCCCTTATGTTTTATGGTTTCTTTATTTTCGGACCTATGCAGGAAATCGGCAATATCATCATCTCCTACCGCGAGGCACAGGCTTCACTCCACAACTTCGACAGACTCATGGAGAAACCTGCGGAAGAAAAACCACTTCATCCGGAGCATATAGGTGCAATTGAGGATCTTGAATTCCAGAGTGTCTCATTTCAGCATCAGACTGCACATTATAAGGCACTGAACGGTATCTCATTTCGGGTAAAAAGCGGCGAAACCATTGCTTTTGTGGGTCCCAGCGGTTCAGGGAAAAGTACCCTCGTAAAACTGCTCGTCGGGCTGTACCGTCCGAAAGAAGGGAATATACTGTACAACCGCAAAGATGGGAAAGCTTTTGATTTTGATGAACTTCGCAACCAAATTGGTTTCGTTACCCAGGATACACAGTTGTTTGCCGGTACCATACGCGAGAACCTTCTTTTTGTGAATCCCGATGCCACAGAAGAAGATCTGAGTATCGCATTAAAGAAAGCCAGCTGCACCGGACTACTGCAGCGGGCTGAAAAAGGAATTGAAACCGTTATCGGCGAAGGCGGTCTGAAACTGAGCGGCGGCGAGAAACAGCGTATTGCCATTGCAAGGGCACTTTTACGCAAACCACATCTTCTTATTTTTGATGAAGCCACGTCTGCCTTGGACAGTATCACTGAAGAGGAAATTACAGCAACCATAAGGGATATTTCCCGGGAAAAAGACCAGATCACCGTTCTTATAGCCCACCGTTTAAGTACCATCATGCATGCAGACCGCATTTATGTTCTGGAACGCGGTAACATAATTGAAACCGGCTCACACCTGGAACTTATTTCGGAAAAAGGCCTTTATTACGCAATGTGGAGACAGCAGATTGGCGAAAGAAAATAA
- a CDS encoding CoA transferase subunit A → MIDKRVKNAQEAIEGIKDGMTLMLGGFGLCGIPENTIGALVDSNITGLTCISNNAGVDDFGLGLLLQKRQIKKMISSYVGENAEFERQMLSGELEVELIPQGTLAERSRAAQAGIPAFYTPAGYGTEVAKGKETKEFHGKMHILEHAFEADFSIVKAWKGDHAGNLIFKGSARNFNAPMAGAGKITIAEVEELVEPGQLDPNEIHIPGIMVQRIFQGEKFEKRIEQRTVRKREA, encoded by the coding sequence ATGATCGATAAAAGAGTAAAGAACGCGCAGGAAGCTATTGAAGGTATAAAAGACGGAATGACTCTGATGCTGGGCGGCTTCGGCCTTTGCGGAATTCCGGAAAACACCATCGGTGCATTGGTAGACAGCAATATTACCGGTCTGACCTGCATATCCAATAACGCCGGAGTTGATGATTTTGGTTTGGGCCTGTTGCTTCAGAAAAGGCAGATAAAAAAAATGATTTCTTCCTATGTAGGTGAAAATGCGGAGTTTGAGCGGCAAATGCTTTCCGGCGAGCTGGAAGTGGAACTTATACCCCAGGGAACGCTGGCCGAAAGAAGCCGTGCCGCGCAGGCGGGCATCCCTGCCTTTTACACACCTGCCGGATATGGTACCGAGGTAGCCAAAGGCAAGGAAACAAAGGAATTCCACGGCAAGATGCACATTCTTGAGCACGCATTCGAAGCTGATTTTTCAATCGTAAAGGCCTGGAAGGGCGATCATGCCGGTAACCTTATCTTTAAAGGTTCAGCACGTAACTTCAACGCGCCTATGGCCGGTGCCGGAAAGATTACGATTGCGGAAGTGGAGGAGCTAGTAGAGCCGGGACAATTGGATCCCAATGAAATCCACATTCCCGGAATTATGGTTCAGCGTATTTTCCAGGGTGAAAAGTTTGAGAAAAGAATTGAACAAAGAACGGTTAGAAAACGCGAAGCGTAA
- a CDS encoding cupin domain-containing protein has translation MKKYTIQKSPFVVPTTDGKLIEEIWGHSTGHPEISIAHMLAPPHWSEPHQTPDFDEYTYIIKGKKQFEINGEILVLEAGQSIRIEKGARIRYSNPFDDECEYLAVCLPAFSMDLVNREENEAN, from the coding sequence ATGAAAAAATATACTATTCAGAAGTCCCCATTTGTAGTTCCCACTACAGACGGTAAACTCATAGAAGAGATTTGGGGTCACTCTACCGGCCACCCGGAAATCTCCATTGCCCATATGCTGGCACCGCCACACTGGAGTGAGCCACACCAGACACCGGATTTTGATGAATATACTTACATTATAAAAGGAAAGAAGCAGTTTGAAATCAATGGGGAAATTCTTGTTCTGGAAGCCGGACAAAGCATCCGGATAGAGAAGGGTGCCCGTATACGCTACAGCAATCCATTTGATGACGAATGCGAATACCTGGCCGTCTGTCTTCCGGCTTTTTCAATGGATTTGGTGAATAGGGAAGAAAACGAGGCAAACTAG
- a CDS encoding CoA transferase subunit B: MLTKEQIAQRISKEVKDGYYVNLGIGIPTLVANYVPEDISVEFQSENGVLGMGPFPFEGEEDADLINAGKQTITTLPGASFFDSAFSFGMIRSQKVDLTILGAMEVAENGDIANWKIPGKMVKGMGGAMDLVASAENIIVAMMHVNKAGESKILKKCTLPLTGVGCVKKVVTELAVMDITPNGFKLLERAPGVSVEDIVKATEADLIIEGEIPEMQF; this comes from the coding sequence ATGCTCACAAAAGAACAAATCGCACAGAGAATATCGAAAGAAGTTAAAGACGGTTATTATGTAAACCTGGGAATCGGGATTCCGACACTGGTGGCTAATTATGTACCTGAAGATATTTCTGTGGAGTTTCAGAGTGAGAACGGTGTTCTCGGGATGGGCCCCTTTCCGTTTGAGGGTGAGGAAGATGCGGACCTTATCAATGCAGGAAAGCAAACGATTACTACGCTGCCGGGTGCATCCTTCTTTGATTCCGCATTCAGTTTCGGTATGATTCGCAGCCAAAAAGTAGACCTTACCATTCTGGGCGCTATGGAGGTGGCCGAGAACGGCGATATTGCCAACTGGAAGATACCGGGTAAAATGGTAAAGGGTATGGGCGGTGCCATGGATTTGGTGGCTTCGGCCGAAAATATCATTGTAGCCATGATGCATGTAAATAAAGCAGGTGAGAGCAAAATTTTGAAAAAATGTACACTTCCTTTAACCGGCGTGGGCTGTGTGAAGAAGGTGGTAACGGAACTGGCGGTCATGGACATTACACCAAACGGATTCAAACTGCTGGAGCGTGCTCCGGGCGTGAGTGTGGAAGATATTGTGAAAGCAACCGAAGCAGATCTGATTATTGAAGGAGAAATTCCTGAAATGCAGTTTTAA
- a CDS encoding T9SS-dependent M36 family metallopeptidase yields MRKLILSASLLLTFGFLQAQDHRRIMEDFLRKDPSARHMGKIPDFVIQQEDYSGSMKATVLKLQQTVNDIPVFNGLATALVKEGKVHYFSDQMIKSAGLPVRSAKTILPEAALQAAFKQLNIQDPEKYTLAGFSDPTSGKVAKQRTVYFNKDGNLVLGYEFHFHEAGSSRYWDIIADAETGKILHKQNLTLSCTFNHTERWTDHPASLSGAYGDNASRFSVAAPDNASYNVFALPVESPNFGSRSVVSNPWFTDASPEGWHSDGATHYTTTRGNNIYAYDDVAGNNNPGFSPDGGPARLFDFPLQTGLPAQNSLAAAITNLFYTGNKTHDIFYRLGFNENARNFQTNNFGKGGLGNDAVLAEAQDSSDLNNSNFSTPPEGTNPRMQMFLWTPSFVQRLFYNSPASAVPRQPNSRTAEFGPQLTPAGITANIVLSPVIDACTPVAPASMAGKIGLAERGGCNFTVKVKNMQEAGAGGAIIYNNPGATNFGNMGGTDASISIPSVLIENSEGEFIKTTLTAGTAVNVTLKHDPTQDQYADAAFDNGIIIHEYAHGITNRLTGNGYSCLNKEVSGEQMGEGWSDFFALMLTNQPNATASVPRSVATYAAGQTNAGVGIRPRFYSPDFGTNDYTYARTNGMEFLEDGVMTPDIHSIGFVWATILWDLHWKYAEKYGYASDVMINSDNGSTRVLQTVMDGIKLQECNPTFPSGRDAVIAADIAATGGANRCMIWETFAKRGVGLYASAGSRKSINDQTEDFTVPDECKAGNTAATEFNLYPNPADDRYYIDFPLTMFGKVSIEIYDSSGRLVRAEQKLVVNVKQVFSSRHLLNGVYFVKIKGSGGEKVLKLIVSKK; encoded by the coding sequence ATGAGAAAACTGATACTTTCGGCTTCACTTCTGCTTACTTTTGGCTTTCTGCAGGCTCAGGATCACCGGAGAATTATGGAAGATTTTCTTAGGAAAGATCCTTCGGCCCGCCACATGGGAAAAATTCCGGACTTTGTTATTCAGCAGGAAGATTATTCCGGGTCCATGAAGGCTACCGTACTTAAACTGCAGCAAACGGTCAATGATATCCCCGTTTTCAACGGTTTGGCAACGGCTTTGGTAAAAGAGGGTAAAGTTCATTATTTTTCAGATCAAATGATAAAGTCCGCCGGTTTACCGGTGCGTAGCGCAAAAACCATACTGCCTGAGGCAGCGCTGCAGGCCGCATTTAAGCAACTGAATATTCAGGATCCCGAAAAATATACATTGGCCGGCTTCAGTGACCCAACTTCCGGTAAAGTGGCGAAGCAGCGTACGGTCTATTTCAATAAGGACGGAAATCTTGTTTTAGGCTATGAATTTCACTTTCATGAGGCCGGCAGCAGCAGATACTGGGACATTATTGCCGATGCAGAGACAGGAAAAATTCTCCATAAGCAAAACCTGACCTTATCCTGCACATTTAATCATACTGAAAGGTGGACGGATCACCCCGCTAGCCTATCCGGTGCTTATGGCGACAATGCGTCCAGGTTCTCTGTCGCAGCGCCGGACAATGCTTCCTATAATGTCTTTGCCTTACCGGTGGAAAGTCCCAATTTCGGTTCGCGTTCGGTGGTTTCAAATCCCTGGTTCACCGATGCTTCTCCCGAAGGCTGGCATTCCGACGGTGCTACGCACTATACTACAACGCGGGGCAATAATATCTATGCTTATGATGATGTTGCGGGTAATAACAATCCCGGTTTCTCACCTGATGGAGGACCCGCACGCCTGTTCGATTTCCCGCTGCAGACAGGCCTGCCAGCGCAGAACAGTCTGGCAGCGGCCATTACCAATCTTTTTTATACCGGAAATAAAACCCATGACATCTTCTACCGGCTGGGTTTCAATGAAAATGCGCGGAATTTCCAGACCAATAATTTCGGAAAAGGTGGTTTAGGCAATGATGCGGTACTGGCAGAAGCTCAGGACAGTTCAGATCTTAATAACTCAAACTTCTCTACGCCGCCCGAAGGTACCAATCCTCGAATGCAGATGTTCCTCTGGACCCCTTCTTTTGTGCAGCGCCTTTTCTACAACAGTCCTGCGAGTGCGGTTCCGCGGCAGCCCAACAGCAGGACAGCAGAGTTCGGTCCGCAGCTAACGCCGGCAGGCATTACTGCCAATATCGTTCTTTCTCCGGTTATTGATGCCTGCACCCCTGTTGCACCGGCTTCTATGGCTGGCAAAATAGGCCTGGCCGAACGTGGCGGCTGTAATTTTACGGTTAAGGTGAAGAATATGCAGGAAGCGGGAGCCGGAGGTGCCATTATTTACAACAATCCGGGAGCCACCAACTTTGGCAATATGGGTGGAACAGACGCTTCCATCAGTATTCCGTCGGTTCTGATTGAAAATTCTGAGGGTGAATTCATCAAAACAACACTTACTGCCGGTACCGCGGTTAATGTAACTTTAAAGCATGACCCCACTCAGGACCAGTATGCCGATGCCGCTTTTGACAACGGAATCATTATCCATGAATATGCTCACGGAATCACCAACCGTCTCACGGGAAACGGATACTCCTGCCTGAACAAAGAAGTGTCCGGCGAGCAGATGGGCGAGGGGTGGTCTGATTTCTTTGCCTTAATGCTGACCAACCAGCCAAATGCCACCGCATCAGTACCAAGGTCGGTTGCAACCTATGCGGCGGGACAAACCAATGCCGGAGTGGGTATCCGTCCACGGTTTTATTCACCGGATTTCGGAACCAATGATTATACTTATGCCAGAACAAACGGAATGGAATTCCTGGAAGACGGTGTAATGACACCTGACATACATTCTATTGGATTCGTTTGGGCTACCATTTTATGGGATCTTCACTGGAAATATGCGGAAAAATACGGATATGCCTCCGATGTGATGATCAATTCCGACAACGGTAGTACCAGAGTGCTGCAAACTGTAATGGACGGAATAAAACTCCAGGAATGTAATCCAACTTTTCCGTCGGGAAGGGATGCTGTTATTGCGGCCGATATCGCAGCCACGGGCGGCGCTAACCGCTGCATGATCTGGGAAACCTTCGCTAAGCGCGGAGTGGGACTTTACGCCTCTGCGGGCAGCAGAAAAAGTATCAATGACCAGACTGAAGATTTTACAGTGCCCGATGAATGTAAGGCGGGTAACACAGCTGCCACAGAATTTAACCTCTATCCAAATCCGGCTGATGACCGTTACTATATTGACTTTCCGCTAACAATGTTTGGGAAGGTCAGTATCGAAATTTATGATTCCTCCGGCAGGCTTGTAAGAGCAGAGCAAAAGCTGGTGGTGAATGTAAAACAGGTATTTTCGTCGCGGCACTTGCTCAACGGAGTGTACTTTGTAAAAATAAAAGGAAGTGGCGGCGAAAAAGTTTTAAAACTGATTGTCTCAAAGAAATAG